One Zingiber officinale cultivar Zhangliang chromosome 10B, Zo_v1.1, whole genome shotgun sequence genomic window, ttaaataagaaattttaaaattaaaatcgaaTTAActaatttatttagaaaaaaaatatttttttaaacccagtttaattaaatttttacttacACGAGCTCGTTGGTGGCCCATTTTCTTGCCCCCTCTAATAATTTACCAGTAACTCTCTCGCCCTTCTCAAATTAgacgaaattttattttattttattttacttttgcaTTTAAAAGGCTTGCCATAACTGTCGGCCCTTACCCCAAATCTTCTCTACTAAATTTAATTTTGCCTCCCTTAAATTAGCTTAATCCTATAATTATCCACGTCAGTTACTACATTTCGTGGGTTTAAAAGAAGCCCGTTGATTCCTCCATCCCATCGACTCATTacctttctttgttttttttccttttaaaaattctcttattcCCTTCAAATTAGGTTCTCCACCCACCCACGCACTCACAAGGCAAGTCGGAACTCTACGATTAAATTCGACGGACTCAAGAAATAGTGCCTTGGGAGAAGAATAATTACCGGGTGCGGTACGCTTCGGAGGCAGAGATATGCAGCGCTAACTTGCGTTTCCAGCCGTCCATCGCCGCATGAGCACAATGGAATCGCAGCGTTCCAAGAACCTGATGCTCCTCTGCCTCCGATCTCAAAGCACTCGGGTTGCACTGGTGGGTGGTAACCACACCGCTGCCCGTTTTTGCACACGCTAGATAACCCTCGTTAATCCTCCCTCTTcccctctctctctttctctctctgttTTTTCGCTACCTTCTCTGACAATTGCATCTAGTTTCTCGCGGTAAGTTTCCTCGCCAGACGCTCCGCTGACAGAAAAGAATGTCTCCGATGGGCGTCCATCGTCACCTCGGCCTCGGCGGCGCCGTGCATCTTGGGAACAACCGCCTCGTCATCCGCCTACCGGACCTCTACCTCGTCCGGCTCATCGCACGGTCGGTTCTCCTTGCCGCTACCGTCTTCTCCTTTGCCGCCGTCCTCCAGTACGGTGACGGCGATCGATCAGACGATGCGGGCGCTAGCTTCCTGCCGAACCGCCTCAGCTTCCTTGGCCGGCGCGGCCTGCTCCGAGCCGAGGACCACGACTTCTTCCTCCGCGATGCAAGCAAGGGAGGTGCAGAGGCGTTGCCCTCTGACTTTGTGATATCCGCCTCGGCCGGCGATTTCGAGCGTGCCGACCTCGCGGCCGTCCGATTGGGACGCGACCCATCGGAATCCTTCCGGACACCGGTGAACTACGCCGTGGATTATATCGGACAGACCGGTTCCGCCGCCATGGTGGCGATGCTGAAGAAGACTACAATCGACGGGGGCCTGAGACTTCGACGGCTTCTGTCTGTCCCGGTGGCAAAGAAAGAGGCGCTGAGCGGGCTAGAAGAAGTACTTCTGGAGCCTCCGGGTCCGGGGCGGCTGGGATGGCGGCGGAAGGCGAGGTACCTACCGGTGCTGACAGGGGACGCGCTGGACGGTTACCCTCGTCGGGTTTTCGTGGAGGTGGCCCCAGCCGGCGCATCCGGGAACGGCGCGGTGTGGTTCGAGCGCAACTACCCGACGATGGGGCGCGCCTTCGAGTTCATCCACGTGGAGGTGAAGGAGGAGGAGGCGACGGCGGAAGCGGAGCCAGAGGCGGGAACCCCATCGCTGGCGGAGTGGCTGGAGCGGAACGTGAAGGAGGAGGAGTACGTGGTGGTGAAGGCGGACGCTACGGCGGTGGAGGAGGTGGTAGGGGAGGGGTCGATCGGGTTGGTGGACGAACTGTTCCTGGAATGCGACCACCAGACGGGAGAGACGGAGGAGGACGAGGCGAAGAtgggccgccgccgccgcccgtACTGGGAGTGCCTGGCGCTCTACGGCAAGCTGAGGGACGCCGGCGTGGCGGTTCATCAATGGTGGAGCTTTTAATCGAGAGAAAAAGGGCGAAAAACAAGAGGAGCGAAACATgagagaagaggaaaggaaaagTAGGATTGGGGTGGATTTTCTAGTAAACATGTTTTTGTTTTAACAAAATGCATGGAACAGAACGGATTAAATAAATGGAGCAGTTTGGGACTCCAATACTTCTTCAATTTTGGAGGTTCGACCGCTTGAGGAAAGCTCGAAGGGAGAGAGAGGCATTTTGTCGTTTATGTAATTTTTTTCGTTTATGTGATATGTAACATGTTCTTTTAAAgatattctttttatattttttacttttcataagaattttttttttattaattgtgtGAGTTTTTcgtatattaaaatttattttagccaAAGGAAATGCTTGATCCTCACCGATAGTAAGAACAAAACCTACAATTTAATGGGCCAAATCCTTCTACGCTTTGAGAAAGCCCCAACCCTATTGCCTGATCCATGATTAGAGGTGATAAAAAGGAGAGCCGACAAAGTTAAAATGCTTAAAAATGGAAATGATAGAAGAACC contains:
- the LOC122028668 gene encoding uncharacterized protein LOC122028668; amino-acid sequence: MSPMGVHRHLGLGGAVHLGNNRLVIRLPDLYLVRLIARSVLLAATVFSFAAVLQYGDGDRSDDAGASFLPNRLSFLGRRGLLRAEDHDFFLRDASKGGAEALPSDFVISASAGDFERADLAAVRLGRDPSESFRTPVNYAVDYIGQTGSAAMVAMLKKTTIDGGLRLRRLLSVPVAKKEALSGLEEVLLEPPGPGRLGWRRKARYLPVLTGDALDGYPRRVFVEVAPAGASGNGAVWFERNYPTMGRAFEFIHVEVKEEEATAEAEPEAGTPSLAEWLERNVKEEEYVVVKADATAVEEVVGEGSIGLVDELFLECDHQTGETEEDEAKMGRRRRPYWECLALYGKLRDAGVAVHQWWSF